The Labrus bergylta chromosome 14, fLabBer1.1, whole genome shotgun sequence region CACTGACTGGTTGATGTCAGAGTTTAAATGTGTGAGTGTTACCTGACATCCTTGCCAACAGTCATGGCAGCGATGACCTTCTTCACtgcctcttttctcttctccttcttctcatTGTTCAGCTCTGCCTTCAGTTCAAAGATCTCCCCTGCGAGACGAATCACACAGCACATTGACAGCGGCACAAACTGAAGAAATTTGATTTTGACTTCAAGAAATTCAAAGAAATAGAATGTTTAAGGATTCAATTATTCATTCAGCACTCAGCTACACCAGCTCTTTCCTTGCTCACCTTTTTTGTTCGTCGTGAAATATTTGGAATCCGTCATGATTGCGGTCCTTTAAGCCTGTGCAGAGGAAATACACTGCATTATTTGAAACATTCatgtgttaataataataataataataataataataataataacaactttatttatatagcaccttttaaaacacaggattacaaagtgctttgacaaacagcaaaaacaagaacaaactaaaccaaacacagaagaacataaacaacagcaagaacataacaaatgcaaaatactaaaaataatgaaCCGCTCCAGAAGAAACACGCACAGTGACACCTCGACTTTCACAATCATGGTGcacatcagaaaacacagagcaaTCTGTAcagacaaacatgcacagaaaaaATGGTTTATACTGAAGAGCTCAATGTCTTTCAATGGGTCACTATTACAGAGTTTTTGGAGAGTGACATTTATCCCATGAGACAGTCTGTTGGATTGGGAGTAACAaccactctctccctctgaatTGGTAGGAAATGCAAGCTTGCAGTACCAGACCGCCAAGTAGTGCATATGATTTATATTCAAATACTAGGTTGCAACACTCTGACAAGTTCCAAACTGTAGGAAGGAGTGTCAGCACTTTTTATCTGCAGCTTTATGACATGGTTCACACACGAGTTCATGGTGGGAGTGGTGAAAAGCACAGACTGAAGAGCGTCTGCATAAACAAAAAGGAGCATAACATGATATTTTGCTTCCAGCTGAATAAACAAGTATCAGGGAAGAAATGTTTTTCCAAGTCTAATGTGGAAGAACATGACTGAACCGGTAAAAGGTTCTGATCTCATCCCCACTCAACATCTTTGGGATAACCAAAACCTCCAGCTGTATCATCCAACATCTGGTCCAACCTCACAGACACTGCTGTGACTCGGGGGGGAAAATAACCCTTTGCAGTTCCACAATGTTTTGCGTCGCTTGTCAGATAAAATGCGAAGGACCTGTGTCATCGATATCTCAcccagtttctatgctccttatatctggaacaaagatataaagatatataattaaacaattttaataaggttttaaattttaactctgcactttaacttttattatatatttttactttatttatttcaattaatttcatttgaattatttttatttgaacatatttttcaGATGTAATAATtcccatgatttttttttattattatatttattattgtattttgtatttttttatgttctattttaatgtttattttcttaccTCTGTCATGCTgttttttgatgtcttgtgtgaagcactttgaattgccttgttgtttaAAAGGTGCTgtagaaataaacttgcctgACGTTTTAAAATTCCTTCGCTAAAATATGCAACTGAACGCATCTTAACGTAAACACAGATAGCTTGTTAGCACTGCGTCTTAACATCATCACACCTTTCCTTGTTGAATAACAGCTAAGTTTAGCCCTTATTAGTCATGACAGGTGCATTCCTGGGCTGGTTGTGATACAGTTTGGCCTCTTTTAAAGGATTAAATCGCAGCATAGCGGGTTTCCCCTTCAGCCTTTAACAGTGTCGTTAGCCTgctgcatgctaacattaaATGCACCCGGCGGCTCAATGAAAACCGATAAAGTCACTTCTACTCCTCAGCGGGGGGGAAACAAACAAACGTGCAATTTCCAGCATCGGCAAGGCTGCTAGATCTGCACAAGTTACCGGTTGGAGTTTTAATATTAAAGCATTAAATCTGACATTAAATCAGATGAGTGATCAGCGGCCCAGTTTTCTCTGCTGCCGACAGGATGTTCAGTCTGCGATCAGCTGACCGATAAACACcagaaacacataaatacagacaTCATGTTGGGACACATTTAGAAAGGTTAAGTATGTCAGATACCTTGTGGAGTGTAAGTCAGCGGGAAAAGTGTCCGGTGGGTGCAAGACGCAGGTTTGGTCCTTTGCCTTGTTGGAGGAAGATGGAGAATCTGGATCGTAATGGTACGTTCACGGTCATAGGAACCTGGACAACTTCCCTCCTGAGACGAGACCCTTATAAAGTTTTTGCATTGAAAGATCTTTTGTAGATCATGTATTTTCTGGTTGCAACAAATCAGTACGACGGAGCTTTCTCCTTCTCCACGGTaatagtttgtatttctgtggtTGGGATCCGCACATAGCTTACAATGcatcatttatgtatttatgtgctGCAAGGTCACCGGGGGAAATGACACCGCCCACGATGGGACTGTGTGGGGATGATGTGGACGGATTCATCGATTTCAATGTCATGAAGGTACACTGGTAAAATAGAAAAGCGCACCTCCTCCGGTCCAAACTGAGACTGTGTTGTCCTTTTATATGATTAGTATAAGGCGGGACTACTTACTGTTCTACAATTTCCTACAGTCATGAATGTAACACACGAAAGGGACTCTTGCCAGAGATGTCAAAATGATATCCTGCGTGTCAGTGAAACTACAATAATGAAGTGTCTGATTGTCCACTTGGCTACTAGCTATCTGCTTCTTATATAGGAAATACTCAGACTGTATATGTTAAATCACCCAGAAcctaaaacacaacaataataCTTAAGTGTGAGTCTGTCAGGTTTTCTGTTTATTatagtaactttaaaaaatccTGTCTGTTCTGTGGTAAACATTCAggaggaaacatttttaatatttctatGCAAAACCTACAAGGCAAGTATTCTGTTTAGAATTTTAATGACATCTCCAATTTACATTTAagtgaaaaaacaactttatactAGAGCAAAAATGATTAATATGCCTAAAAATACCAATATGAAAGACAGAAattaaactctaaaaaaaaaaaaatgttcctcaaTGTTTACAGGCATTACAGTTTCTAACAGAATAAATTTGTCTAGAATAATAATCTTAGTCAAATAGACTTCATACATCCAACACAATTTGTGGTGATGCCACACATAGAAGGCAtagcttttctctttttctttactgtaaaaaaaaaaaagatcaacccTCCAAACATGTAAACTgtctttacattaaaaaaaaatactgtaattcTTCTGTCTGACTCTAACAGTACGTTCTGTCTACTGTTATCAGCCAAACGTGgtaaatgtgcacattttgattAAAGGCAAACTCAGTGTCTCTTGTAATGTCGCCTCttttcttaacctttaattggctgttttcaggtgtttttaaaCGACTTTCTCGTTTATGCCGATGATTCAATCTGGAGTTGGGAGGTGGCGTTGATCAGGTCTCTAGGAAGACCTTCTCTGGCATCTTGCATCTTTTTCCTGGCTCTCTGGAAGGCCTCTgacggagagagaaaaaaatcaaataaacacaattaaaaatagatcgcatatacagtatatatatatatttatatttttcctctttaaacttcattagtttttatgtttgtttagtCTTTggtttggataaaagcgtctgctaagtgaattgtagtcATTTCTGGCAAATTGTCCAAAATAAAAGTGATTCTGACCACCATTGTTTATATATTATTTAGACTCCACTGTCCATAATGCAAGGAAAGctaattattttattaatgttgATCTGTTGCTGCGATCAAAGAGAGTTTATTGGCGATGCTCTTTGCTCAAAAGAAagatcaacattttaaatataatggGTTTTATGAGATTGAACAAACTTGTGTCCAGTAACATATCAAGCATGCTTTCAagtacttttttaaaacaatgtttatTAAAACAGCATTAATGAGTTTAAATTTAGTTTTAATTGAATGTCTTTACCCAGGATGGTACAAACAGCTCCTTGCTGACTGAATCCTCCCAGCTGATCAAAcactctctgcctcctctttttCAACATGGTGGCATCGACAAAGGCCCTGAAATGTACACAACACGTACATAAACAACTACTGTGtagaaaatcaaaacatgtaATAGTGTGATATTTGCTACTGattaataaaacattaagaaacacacacacacttttgattTTCTATAAATTCTCCTTTACACTTACAGCCACTGTGGACATTGACAGAAACACCTGGCCCACACTTTTCAGTCAAACAGCTCTTACCTGGCTTGCTGGATGCAGTGCAGGTTAAAGGTGACACTTCCTGTGGTTTCTGTTGTAAATCCAAAGCGACTCAGCCGCTCTCCCTGCAGCCACACATGAAAGTGGAAGAATAAGAAAAACGTTCTGTCTTGTTATTGGAAAAAACATGGACTTTAAAAATCCACTTTCCAAAATAATTGGTAAAGTAATTTGCTCATAAGGAAACGTGtaccaaaaaacacaaatgttttgcATCTTTTGGATTAACTGAATTTAAGAAGAAACatgtacattttcttaaaaactcCACGGGTACTTCTAAATACCATCTAATAATATGAtataaaactgtttattttaagGAATTATAAATGACATGGTGTCATTTTAGTCGCTGAGGAGTGATCCTATTTGGACTTCCTATAAAGTGTTGCCTACATGcagatatattttcaaattatTCGGTAAAAACGTAATtataaaaaaactttgaaattgTTCGTATCCATTCATTTACCAAGACTTTCCACAAAGGTTCAAAGCTACCTTGAATGTCCCTGGTATCCTGACGTAGCTGTGGTCTTCAAGCTCTGGAGAACCTCCGATAAAGAATCGTCTCAGAGCAGAGACGGTTCCTGTCTGAAGGGGTCTCCATGTATGGCATGTTAGTGTATGTTTACctggaacacaaaaaaaacatagaaaataaGACCTAGGGCTTGAGACTGTCCACAAAGCTATAAAACATTTAGCTTCTTAGTTTTGAAGGTTGTTCCTGTGTTTTGGTCAGCATTCATAGCAGCAGATACATTTACACCTTCCTCTTTATTTTGAATGGATACACCATttgtaaatgtgaataaaagctgaaaaaaactttaaatgatttgAACAACAGCATATAACAACAAATGTTTCTATTAGTTGATTGTTCAATTGAATTTTacattagaaaaagaaaaaactggtTTGTTCCAGTTTGTAAAATGTCAGTAATTGGCTTTCATAgaaaaaattacaataaaaaacGAACTGTTCAAGGCAGCCTTTATTGTAATTCAACAACCTGGaattgaaaatgtgaaatgcaAAAAGCATACCAGGCATTGCAGGAAAAAGCAGATAGCCGTAACCTTCAGTCCGATAGCGCTGCCAGGAGTCCAGAGACAGAACTTTGAAGTAGAGCACTGGCCACTGGAGAACTGACTCTGAAACcaaaagaaaactcaaagttCAGACTAAACtcataaatgtataaatgtacctttaaaataaatacatcactAGAATCAAAATGAACCAAACATCATATTTCATAGATGATACTGaccttcactctctttttcacacatgtagAACGCCTCAAAGCTGAAGGGGAAACTGAAGAAAGCTACATTTTCCTGTTGGCAGaaaacaatacttttttttagggTTCAATCAATCTCAGTGAGAGTGCTCTGAAGCTTTTCTCTTATTTAAACATTATACAAACCTTCCCTAATGTTTTAGTCCGGCAGGTTTGGGTTACCCCAGAGAGAGACTGAAATGGCAAACTGGACCAATCTGAAACCGGAGAGAATCATAGAAGTAGAAGTTAGAGtagtttatttgattttatcACAACAGTTAAAACTACTTTCTTAAACTGCATGTGACTTACTGTTGGGCAGCTCCATGAAGAAGTGGATGTATAAATTATCATATTCAAATCCTTTGGCTGAGACTGGAAAAAGGAgaataaaagaaagacaaacttaTTAAAGACATTTCATAAATATGAAGAGTTGTGATGACCACTGATCTCCTACTCACCAATCTCTCCATGCATCACATAGCGCAGAATACCAGCAGGAGGCTGAGGAAGAGGCATGAAGTACTTATCAGACTGAGCAAGATCAAGCAAAATGTCAACTTGTTTTGAACTTGATTCTATTTGTCGTCATATATGACTTAAAACTGAATAACTTTAAGGCTTTAGACCATTGTTTGAACAAAGCAAGCTATTTAAATGATTCACTCTGACCTAAAGCCCTAATAGAAGTCAGCTCCTGTGATAATATAATGAAGACTCACCATTTCAAAGTCTTGACCAACAAGGCTGTTGAGGTACTCCTTGTGTCGTATGTACAGCTAcataaagagaaaaagtgaaCGTTATAAGTGGTATTACGCTGCCTCCATAAACGgtaaaatcaaaatgaacatttaaggCTGTTCTCTTCAGCTCTGCTCTGGTTGTGGAGGAAGTGTGACTGAGGTGAACTCACATCTTTGTACATGTTCTGCTCCTTCTCCGTTTCCTCTGGTTTCATGGCTGTAGATACATTCTCCAGAGTGAGACGCCAAACTTCTCTCCGCTCGCCCTCGGTTACGATCCTGCACACCACAAAGCACAAACAGGTTTTCATATAGTTCATAATGGGTGTTTTTGTGTAATCATATCGGATATGAACCTCAAgttaaaaaatctaatttataaTGCCACAATTTACCACTCAGGTGTTGAAAGGTCTATGGTAGGCACTCCCTCTAGAGGGATTGACTAGTACCTATTTTGAACAAGTATAAATAAGTCCCACCTGTGTATATTTGAATAAATCGTCCGTGTTGcaattaaaaaactattttggaGTTCTGTCTTTACCGTTTTTCTTTCTTATAGTTTGCCCATAAACCATGATGTACATATTATaacagtttctttctttttaatgatTCATCAAAGACCATACAATATCAGTCTAGACTCTAGACATGTGGGCTAAAGTGGTGGACCTTTAACTGTCTGTGTGGCTCAAATCCTATTACAGCTTTAACTGGTGAAGCGGTTCATGTTGAGATGatataaaaactaaatataCACACGGTCTCAGTCCTGTTGTGAACTTGCCTGTAGGGCTCTTTGCCTTTGTTGAAGTCGGGTTTTACGATGACTGTTCCGTTGCCGTCGGTTTTTATGGTTAGCAGCAAACATTCACTCTCTTTCTGGCCAAGTCTGgaaatacacagacacagagaatcACAAAAGAGGTACACACCTGAGTTAATCAACGCAGCGTACTTGTAGCAAAAGGTTCCTTCGCTCATTTTCTGAACTTCTAAATCTCCCACACATCAGAATTTATACAATTTTATAGCCTATTTGTTCTCATCATCCTCTTAACTGGTAGAAACATGAGATCAGATCCATGATCAGAGTCTGAGTATTTTTTCAggataaggaaaaaaaacaacttttgatgAATGTGAAGCATTAAAATCGATATTCTTTGGGGTCAGCTGAACCATATTTGGAGATGGTCTCAGGAACTTTGTTGTTGGATTTCATCCCCATGTTAATGACACCCACAGAGTGTGACCATATCCTCAAGGAAAATGTGTATTAAAAGGTTGTTTATCTGTGCTGCTAAGTATCACAAGCCATTAAAAAATAGTTAATAGGCAGGGTACATACAGAACATCGCTGCCAAACCATGTTTACTGACTCGAGTCTTACCTTCCAGGAGGGCTCAGGTCCCCCATGATGTGCATGGTCTGCATGGTATTATTCACCACATGGCTGTTTTTCACAAACTCCTCTGTGGGCTCCCACGTAATGATCTTTGATTTAGGGACAGTTGAATCCCTGCAAAGTTCAACACACCATCATAACTCTGAcataaatgtttgaaacatttaaacatacaagTTTAAACTTCCAGGACAAACAATCATTACAAATCAAAGTTTCTTGAATACATTTGATCTCATCTGCATTGAATGTCGACAATTATATGCAACTACTTTACATATTAAAGAGAGAAGCTAAGCTAAAAGGGGATTCTCTTTTTAACATGTGTTTTGAGAATACAGTCTTTCCCTATGAGTCCATTTAAAGAAGTGAGCTGGTTCTCTACTCACATGGTGCGTCTTTCCTGCCGTCTGTGTCTCACACTGGCCATCCTCTCAGCCAGGAATGTGGGGCGGGATACGGAGGTGGTCAGTAAGTCAGCGGCTTGCTgctttaaggttaaaaaaacaacaagctaattaaaaacacagatagaAATAAGAATGATAGAACCTGAGGTTTCACAAAGAAAGGAATTGCTTTAAAGCTCTTCTGACATGTTTGCTGGTTAGACATGATGTTTAAGAGTGATTCACAATCTGCGTAATGCGTCACTAAACACACTGGACTGttacaaaaagacaaagttaaATCTGCTTATGCTTGTCAGGCGATAAAGCTAATGTGGTCAGATGTGGACATAGCTGCAGAAATGTTCGCTTACATGACAGTGAAACACACTTTGTTGAAAACAGTGCTGTTTTACAACATATGTTTAACATACTTTTACAGCTACTTTGtatgatttaaataaagattgtaTTGTGAAGTGAAGAAACCTTAGCAACAAATAGGACTTGACTTAAAAGACTGCGATGTAgattaaggtaaaaaaaaagaaactcacccactgactttatttttaatgacttaATCATGCTTGACTAAATTCTGTTTtgtgtatgaaaatgtaaaatataaagtttATTGTGAATTTCTGGAAACAGTTCATGAAactgaaaaatgcaaaacaacataCCATTTGGTTGAATGGAAGGCAGTTAGTGTAGCGGTCATGATCGGTGTATGTAAAAATTCTGTGATTTCTTCTGCCCTTTGACCTCTTCAGGGCCTTGACCTCTGTGTGGTACTGACGGTCCAGAGGGGTCTGACATGCTGCCTCATTCTGGAAAAGTTCCATCTCATACTGGGCgcacatacagagacaaagagaggatgGTGAGGTGTCAGGCTTCTTCAATAGGAGACAAAGgtaaaaaatcaaaatgtgtgCACTTCTAAGCTAAATGAAATCTATCAGTATAGTTTGCTATTTaactcctaacccccccccccccccccccccaacacacaccaacacacaccaacacacaccaacacacacctctcacccaatgcagactctcagctgtgaactttgaTGTTTGTTACTTCCTTccattcaccatgcaccttaactgcctctgctttatctggtctcatgcactacatcactttattctattctttctatttcagtattcatccagttctggttactttattcctgttgtttcttatccatcattgcactacggtcactttatttatctcatttttacctttacagttatattgtatatatgaGTTCTGTTGTTCcgttattcaccatgcacctttataacttatcatttagtatttagcctacttgcacatagctctgtatagatatgtttatttctcgtttactgcacatagttctgtttacatctgtttacatctgttagtccgatcactgtccacttatatctactcttttatattttgtatttttaagttaagtttaagctttaagttgtatttatattgacactttatatttaggttaaaatgtttcgtacttgcactgttgttaatttaccgctctgtgtgcctttgaattgccccccggggacatttttttgaattgaattgaattgaatcagGTTCTACCTGACTgaagagtttctcctgccagcccacCTCCAGCTCCTCTTCATTATCACCTAgtgacagagaaacaaagtTACTAAAATGTGATTTGAAGGAAACATCCACCCTAAAACATGCATACATGTTGTACTGAAGTTAGACACTACATCCATTCCTGTAACAGTGTTGGTTTGCAACGATATAAGTACTTTCTGGGGacagcaaataaacaaaaacaacacaaaataactCCAATATACCACAAAGAGACaatcagtcagacagacagtcaagATACATAATATTTTATATACTAAGTACTTCTTGTTACCTGCCAGCTCAATAGCTCATCTGCAAACAAAACTCAGTATGTTCTGACAAGTTTGAAAGTCGagaaatgaaatgtagaaattacAATTGActgaattgaatttatttattttaatagggacaatgcaatttaacataatttcaacacaaagcatgaaactgctgcataaagagtatatagctatTGTTAATTTCCCACTCGtgtccccagttgggcctttgtgtaaacaaacagattaaaatgtgcaacattCAGTTAGATAAAACCCCATAACACTttatgaggatacattaaaatacatgtacaacaagACAAATGCTataaaaccagtttaaaataaagtttgaagataCTATTTAACAGTGGGTTGAGCCAGCATTTCACCTGGTTGGAAAAAGATTTTAAGTCCGGTGATTACAAGAAATCAACCAGAGGagatttaaagttaaagaaaattGTGCAACATCATGTCTACAGTACAAAAGATAAAATGACTTGTTATCATCCATTACCATCAGAATAAATGTAcctgtgtgactttttgaggTGAGGGTCTCCAGCTCgatgtctcctctgtctctctgggaCAGAACCTGCTGCTGAAGGTGCTGAGAGAGGGCAGCTGTAGAGGTCACCCTCTCTATCCGGACCCTCAAGTTAGGAAACAAACATCTTGTTGAAATCACGTGTACTGATATTAAAGTAAATTCCTTCACTAAAGCAGGAAACACGGCAGCAGACAGTAAATCAATCCAACACTGTGATTATCATTAAACTCACTGGTTTGGTAGCTGAGCTCATTTTGGCGTCACCATCAGTTACTTACTTTATTCTTAAGTTTTTAACAGCATCCCGGGACCGAAACACAGCTTCCCCGGTGTCCGTGTTCCAACAGTCTGCCATTAATatttagatgtttgtttttaatgtgagTTAGCAGAAGCGATCAGCTCTACAGTAAACACATCAGAAGCTTTTGTCCCTGTCGACTTTAAACGacaatatgttttttataaaataatccCTAGCAGCGTTTGCAGATGAGAAttactgtcagaaaaaaaagcgCGAATGTTATAAGTAAAATCTACCAAAGGAAGATAAATATTCAAGCACAAAGCACGGCTTAAAGATAGTTGTCGTTGCCATAGAAATATGGgtagttcttcttcttttgttgatatCTTTGGCGGTTTGCTAACCATCTTTCATGAGCATTACCGCCCCCTACCGGCGCAGTCTAAAAGAGCCAAAGTCTCTTCACTGATATTACAGACTGTAAAGTATGACTCATATAAACcaattattatatataaattatataaatcTGACTGTAATTCCTAGtttgatattttgatatttAGTTCATCATagaacaatgtaaaaaaaaattacatgaGTATATTATCTTCCTGCTAGTTGAGACTTAATGGATcgataataaaatgaaaaaaaataaatatatatttatatattttttcattttataaaatgaagaaaatgaaaaaaaaaaaatatatatatatatatataacaaaaaaaaaatattttttatatatttttttttttcattttattatcgATCCATTAAGTTTCAACTAGCAGGAAGATAATATActtatgtaactttttttttacattgttctATGATGAACTaaatatcaaaatatcaaaCTAGGAATTAcagtcagatttattttgttgttccACATTCTGTTCAAAAAGCTTTTAGGTGTAAAGTTCTTGCTGGAATAGTTCACCTGTTCATATCAGAtctatttttttactttgtttgtttaacaATCATTTGTCTTCTTTCCCCTTGTTTATCAAAGCCCTCAACACTAAGCTGTaaagtttatgtgtgtgtgtgtttgtgtatgagtgtgtaggtacaaGTGAGTGTGTAGTGTAGATGTGTAGCTGTACCTGCAGTTGCTCACCACTGTTCTTAATGtttacatatttatggttttacTTATTTACTACATATGGaatttaataattatttaacTGGACATGTTTTACTGATGAATTAATGTACTTTGATGTTTCGTTACTGCATCAGAGCACCGTGAAGTCCAAAGAAAATGTCCtactgggacaataaagttaatcttatcTCATCTTGTATTATTATATCTTTCTCAGTGAAGGGGTGTTCTAACACTGATTTTAACACTAACACTGTCACTGtctatttgtatttgtatttacttATAATAATGTGTTCCGCTCATATTCTTTCATTTGATATTGCTGGCCTCTTTGTCCATCATTTGGTTGTAATGTTTTTCATCCgctacttttttatttttattttttattattattttttttatattcaggtctaatgacagatttttttcctcaactgtttataggttcttgtttaaattacacatatatatttttttatctctgtacgggttatgtacatttcttgtatatgtctatttttaattgcacagtttaaatttgattcatctagggggattctttaaaaaaaaaaattcaggttaatatatatgtatgggg contains the following coding sequences:
- the mks1 gene encoding Meckel syndrome type 1 protein, with the translated sequence MADCWNTDTGEAVFRSRDAVKNLRIKVRIERVTSTAALSQHLQQQVLSQRDRGDIELETLTSKSHTGDNEEELEVGWQEKLFSQYEMELFQNEAACQTPLDRQYHTEVKALKRSKGRRNHRIFTYTDHDRYTNCLPFNQMQQAADLLTTSVSRPTFLAERMASVRHRRQERRTMDSTVPKSKIITWEPTEEFVKNSHVVNNTMQTMHIMGDLSPPGRLGQKESECLLLTIKTDGNGTVIVKPDFNKGKEPYRIVTEGERREVWRLTLENVSTAMKPEETEKEQNMYKDLYIRHKEYLNSLVGQDFEMPPAGILRYVMHGEIVSAKGFEYDNLYIHFFMELPNNWSSLPFQSLSGVTQTCRTKTLGKENVAFFSFPFSFEAFYMCEKESEESVLQWPVLYFKVLSLDSWQRYRTEGYGYLLFPAMPGKHTLTCHTWRPLQTGTVSALRRFFIGGSPELEDHSYVRIPGTFKGERLSRFGFTTETTGSVTFNLHCIQQARAFVDATMLKKRRQRVFDQLGGFSQQGAVCTILEAFQRARKKMQDAREGLPRDLINATSQLQIESSA